A single window of Rubripirellula lacrimiformis DNA harbors:
- a CDS encoding polysaccharide biosynthesis/export family protein, translating to MSRNAILGPSGTIAVWLLLAATLMTQSGCRTAASMGLPISAGGHSLLSYAKDLRQSAGHPNGVPTELAKLTLPAHRVEAGDVLVIEPNDFNSPVRLSADQTVQQDGTIELGSYGRLTVAGMSAEEIQSRVQNVVTAQESEKRLHRIALASHRDGGSDDDGQDDNVDYGVTVRLVNKESGLFYVMGEVNAPGSYPLVGHETVLDAIIAAGGLSDRSNDHKIILTRPQTASNPRQIMPVCYQQILQLGDVSTNYQLMPGDRIYVPSLTLWEDVKQSVSWGNEKSCPHCREYKSK from the coding sequence GTGTCAAGAAACGCCATCCTTGGGCCATCCGGTACGATCGCCGTTTGGCTGTTGTTGGCGGCCACGCTGATGACTCAGTCGGGTTGCCGTACCGCCGCGTCGATGGGGTTGCCGATTTCGGCCGGTGGTCACTCATTGCTTTCGTACGCCAAGGATTTGCGTCAATCGGCGGGGCATCCCAACGGCGTGCCTACCGAACTGGCCAAGTTGACATTGCCAGCACACCGCGTGGAGGCCGGCGACGTGCTGGTGATCGAACCGAACGATTTCAATTCGCCGGTTCGGCTCTCGGCTGACCAAACGGTGCAACAGGACGGAACCATCGAATTGGGATCTTACGGGCGGCTAACCGTTGCCGGTATGTCTGCCGAAGAGATTCAATCTCGGGTGCAGAACGTCGTCACGGCTCAAGAATCCGAGAAACGTCTGCACCGGATCGCGCTGGCGTCGCACCGCGATGGTGGTTCCGATGACGACGGTCAAGATGACAACGTCGATTATGGTGTCACCGTACGGCTAGTGAATAAAGAGAGCGGATTGTTTTACGTGATGGGAGAGGTCAACGCACCGGGATCCTATCCGTTGGTCGGTCACGAAACGGTGCTGGACGCGATCATCGCAGCAGGCGGATTGTCGGATCGTTCCAACGATCACAAAATCATCCTGACCCGACCACAGACCGCCAGCAATCCTCGTCAGATCATGCCCGTGTGCTACCAGCAGATCCTGCAACTGGGCGATGTGTCGACGAACTATCAATTGATGCCGGGCGACCGAATCTACGTTCCCAGCCTGACTCTTTGGGAAG